One Polaribacter sp. KT25b DNA segment encodes these proteins:
- a CDS encoding queuosine precursor transporter, which translates to MTIKDKQLADSIYLILAALFIASLVASNLIFQKFFYWEPFGIYRFEISVGILPYPITFLITDILSEIYGKKKANQVVIAGIFASFFSMFIILIADFTPAITNSPINDKIFHQVFGLSPLAVFASMMAYLFAQFVDIKIFHFWKKLTNGKHLWLRNNFSTFASQFIDTFTVVFLLCSFNVLPWNIFTSLLISGFLFKIIIAALDTPVLYGVVFLFRKRFNLKVGEEILE; encoded by the coding sequence ATGACAATAAAAGACAAACAATTAGCAGATAGTATTTATTTAATTCTTGCTGCATTATTTATAGCTTCTTTAGTTGCATCCAATTTAATTTTTCAAAAATTCTTTTATTGGGAACCTTTTGGTATTTATCGTTTTGAAATTTCTGTTGGAATTTTACCGTATCCAATTACATTTTTAATTACAGATATTTTATCAGAAATCTATGGAAAGAAAAAAGCGAATCAAGTTGTAATTGCAGGAATTTTTGCTTCCTTTTTTTCAATGTTTATTATTTTAATTGCAGATTTCACTCCTGCTATAACCAATTCTCCAATTAATGATAAAATTTTCCATCAAGTTTTTGGGTTATCTCCTTTAGCGGTTTTTGCTTCTATGATGGCGTATTTATTTGCACAATTTGTAGATATCAAAATATTTCACTTCTGGAAAAAACTAACCAATGGAAAACATTTATGGTTGCGAAATAATTTTTCCACATTTGCTTCTCAATTTATAGACACTTTTACAGTCGTTTTTCTATTATGCTCATTCAACGTTTTACCTTGGAATATTTTTACAAGTCTATTAATAAGTGGTTTTCTCTTTAAAATAATTATTGCAGCTTTGGATACGCCTGTTTTATATGGAGTTGTTTTTCTTTTTAGAAAAAGATTCAACTTAAAAGTTGGCGAAGAAATTTTGGAGTAA
- a CDS encoding DUF547 domain-containing protein, translated as MKKIGLLLVAFLLVSQVNAQTAVFNDLLRKHVSKNGIVDYKSFKNDEAKLDNYISYLEKTSPAESWSENKQKAFWINAYNAYTIKIILENYPLKSILDIKQEGKTAWKIPFAKVGHKTYTLDFIEHEILRKNFSDPKIHVGVNCASGSCPKLGNKAFTEENVEAELTRLMKDFINDSSRNKISEKKVQISSIFDWFKEDFTKNGSIIDFFNKYSETKISPKAKISYLKYDWTLNGK; from the coding sequence ATGAAAAAAATAGGTTTATTATTAGTTGCCTTTTTATTGGTGTCGCAAGTAAATGCACAAACTGCTGTTTTTAATGATTTATTACGAAAACATGTTTCAAAAAACGGAATTGTAGATTACAAATCTTTCAAAAATGACGAGGCTAAATTAGACAACTACATTTCTTATTTAGAAAAAACTTCGCCAGCAGAATCTTGGTCAGAAAATAAACAAAAAGCCTTTTGGATAAACGCTTACAACGCATATACTATCAAAATAATTTTAGAAAATTATCCATTAAAATCTATCTTAGATATCAAACAAGAAGGAAAAACTGCTTGGAAAATTCCTTTTGCTAAAGTTGGTCATAAAACTTATACGTTAGATTTTATAGAACATGAAATTTTACGAAAAAACTTTTCAGACCCAAAAATTCACGTTGGCGTAAATTGTGCTTCTGGTTCTTGTCCTAAATTAGGCAACAAAGCTTTTACAGAAGAAAACGTAGAAGCAGAATTAACGCGTTTAATGAAAGATTTCATCAACGATTCTTCAAGAAATAAAATCTCTGAAAAGAAAGTTCAAATTTCTTCAATTTTCGATTGGTTTAAGGAAGATTTTACAAAAAACGGTTCTATTATCGACTTTTTTAACAAATATTCAGAAACTAAAATTAGCCCAAAAGCAAAAATTAGTTACTTAAAATACGACTGGACTTTAAACGGAAAATAG
- a CDS encoding arsenosugar biosynthesis-associated peroxidase-like protein → MSKSYYDAADLRKFGKITEWNEELGNKFFDYYGKVFEEGALTAREKSLIALAVAHTEQCPYCIDAYTKDGLQRGITKEQMMEAIHVGAAIKSGATLVHGVQMMNKVNKLEM, encoded by the coding sequence ATGTCAAAATCATATTACGATGCAGCCGATTTAAGAAAATTCGGAAAAATAACAGAATGGAATGAAGAACTTGGTAACAAGTTTTTTGATTATTATGGTAAAGTTTTTGAAGAAGGTGCACTTACTGCTCGTGAAAAATCTTTAATTGCTTTGGCTGTTGCTCATACAGAACAATGCCCGTATTGTATAGATGCTTACACAAAAGACGGTTTGCAAAGAGGAATTACAAAAGAACAAATGATGGAAGCCATTCATGTTGGTGCTGCAATTAAAAGTGGTGCAACTTTAGTGCATGGAGTTCAAATGATGAATAAAGTTAATAAATTAGAAATGTAA
- the arsS gene encoding arsenosugar biosynthesis radical SAM (seleno)protein ArsS (Some members of this family are selenoproteins.): MATKSLKARNNDIANTSRQMEILSEGIFANGELPTFANKIKETNQFPLRPKTLEILQINLGYMCNQVCSHCHVDAGPDRKEIMTIDTMNQCLEVIKKTNAHTLDLTGGAPEMNPNFRWFVEEAAKAGIKDFIVRSNLTIIRANKKYYDLPEFFKKHNVHIVSSMPHWTRGKTDKQRGSGVFDKSIKALQELNAVGYGMPDSDLKLDLVYNPSGAFLPGDQMALENDFKKALKADFNIDFHSLFAITNLPISRFLDYLIASENYEDYMFALVDAYNPAAVENVMCTNTLSISWDGWLYDCDFNQMLNLKVNAKVKHISEYNEELLQNRNIIINQHCYGCTAGAGSSCQGVVA, from the coding sequence ATGGCTACAAAATCATTAAAAGCAAGAAACAACGATATTGCAAATACATCTCGACAGATGGAAATTCTTTCTGAAGGAATTTTTGCTAATGGAGAATTACCAACTTTTGCAAACAAAATAAAAGAAACAAATCAGTTTCCTTTACGCCCAAAAACATTAGAAATTTTGCAAATAAACTTAGGTTATATGTGTAACCAAGTTTGCTCTCATTGTCATGTAGACGCTGGTCCAGATCGTAAAGAAATAATGACTATTGATACCATGAATCAGTGTTTAGAAGTCATCAAAAAAACAAATGCACATACTTTAGATTTAACTGGTGGAGCGCCAGAGATGAATCCTAATTTTAGATGGTTTGTAGAAGAAGCAGCTAAAGCCGGAATTAAAGATTTTATTGTTCGCTCTAACTTAACAATTATTAGAGCTAATAAAAAATATTACGATTTACCAGAATTCTTTAAAAAACACAATGTACATATAGTTTCTTCAATGCCTCACTGGACGCGTGGAAAAACAGATAAACAAAGAGGAAGTGGAGTTTTTGATAAATCTATAAAAGCTTTACAAGAGTTAAATGCAGTAGGTTATGGTATGCCAGATTCTGATTTAAAATTAGATTTAGTGTACAATCCTTCAGGTGCATTTTTACCTGGAGATCAAATGGCTTTAGAAAACGATTTTAAAAAGGCTTTAAAAGCTGATTTTAATATTGATTTTCATAGTTTATTTGCTATTACAAACTTACCTATCAGTCGTTTTTTAGATTATTTAATTGCATCAGAAAATTATGAAGATTATATGTTTGCTTTGGTTGATGCTTACAATCCTGCTGCTGTTGAAAATGTAATGTGTACAAATACACTATCTATCAGTTGGGATGGTTGGTTGTATGATTGCGATTTTAATCAGATGCTAAATTTAAAAGTAAACGCTAAGGTAAAGCACATTTCAGAATATAATGAAGAGTTATTGCAAAATAGAAATATCATCATTAACCAACATTGCTATGGTTGTACTGCAGGTGCAGGTAGTAGCTGTCAGGGGGTTGTAGCTTAA
- a CDS encoding SusC/RagA family TonB-linked outer membrane protein has product MKHLYLWMFLLFTSISISQTKITGTITDKKTKEKLPYVSITSSPKNGTVSDINGFYSITVLKENKFLTFSYLGYKTQKIPINNLTNINIQLEEDETGLDEIVVTALGLNRKTKELGYVVQEIKAKDVANVKTVNFLDNLSGKLAGVTISQGATGVGSSSKITIRGEASFSNNNPLFVVDGTPINNNSVFNFTNEAAAGFQEIDFGNGAMDVNPDDIESITVLKGPSAAALYGTRASNGVIVINTKDGSKKKGLGVSINSSITFDSAFRLPDFQNEYGQGNSGNFEYVDGLGSGVNDVITYSWGPKLDAGNLIPQFDSPVTLADGTVVRGGDTSLYNGLSITPTLFESNPDNLKDFYQTGVTTINNIAINDSFERGSYRLSITDLDSESIIPGVNLERKTAALKLNFNPSEKTKITSSINYVNSSSDNRPANGYGSENANYSLVAWGPRSLNIDNLRNYWQPGLEGVQQYSFNYTYFDNPFFILHENTNSFNRDRVFGNIALQHYFTDNLSVSLRSGMDFSSENREFKRNFSSNRFKNGAYAEHDVFYREINTDFLINYNNNFGDVSFDVSFGGNRLDQNASTKQTQTTNLAQPGIFSLNNAASPIEVFEFESKKRINSLYGIAKLGYKDYLFLDITGRNDWSSALATPFSVDGTSFFYPSVSTSFILSNYTDLPESISFAKLRASVAQVGNDTDPYQTSGAFVSQTTFNGQATFSNQDFIPNSDLKPEITTSYELGADLRFFKDRLNIDFTYYNATTKDQIISLPIPISSGYNQQVINGGKVNTSGVEIILGGTPIRNENFKWNTTFNFASNKSVIKDLPQNDGRLTLAYSRIYDSANQTVWFQVEEGGQIGDMYGTGYEKNADGEFLLDDDGRYIANNELIKIGNYNPDFTLGWNNSFTYKNWNASFLFDWRQGGEIVSRTRALGNVGGQLAETAYRPDAGIIAQGVNVNTGLPNTVAVTAESYYRQFYDRNHEENNVYDASFLKLRQFSIGYVLELNEGFLGLKNPSTMNFSFIGNNLFVITENPHFDPEQVAVQGNGFVSGVEDMSYATSRSLGFKVGFNF; this is encoded by the coding sequence ATGAAGCACCTTTATCTGTGGATGTTTTTACTCTTTACAAGTATTAGCATTTCACAAACTAAAATTACGGGTACAATTACCGATAAAAAAACCAAAGAAAAACTCCCTTACGTAAGTATTACCTCGTCACCAAAAAACGGAACAGTTTCAGATATTAACGGATTCTACTCCATAACTGTTCTAAAAGAAAACAAGTTTCTTACTTTCTCTTATTTGGGTTATAAAACTCAAAAAATACCAATTAACAATCTAACAAACATCAACATTCAATTAGAAGAAGATGAAACAGGTTTAGATGAAATTGTTGTAACAGCTTTGGGTTTAAATAGAAAAACCAAAGAGTTAGGTTATGTTGTGCAAGAAATAAAAGCAAAAGATGTTGCTAATGTAAAAACAGTAAATTTTTTAGATAATTTATCTGGTAAATTAGCAGGTGTAACTATATCTCAAGGAGCAACAGGTGTAGGTTCATCTTCAAAAATTACAATTCGAGGTGAGGCTTCTTTCTCTAATAATAATCCGCTTTTTGTTGTAGATGGTACACCAATAAACAATAATTCAGTATTTAATTTTACAAACGAAGCTGCTGCTGGTTTTCAAGAAATTGATTTTGGTAATGGTGCTATGGATGTAAATCCAGATGATATAGAATCTATAACAGTTTTAAAAGGGCCAAGTGCTGCAGCTTTATATGGTACACGTGCATCTAATGGAGTTATTGTTATTAATACTAAAGATGGTAGTAAGAAAAAAGGATTAGGAGTAAGTATAAATTCATCCATAACTTTTGATTCAGCTTTTCGTTTACCCGATTTCCAAAACGAATATGGACAAGGAAATTCAGGAAATTTCGAATATGTAGATGGTTTAGGTAGTGGAGTAAATGATGTAATTACCTATTCTTGGGGGCCAAAATTAGATGCAGGTAATTTAATTCCTCAATTCGATTCTCCAGTAACTTTAGCAGATGGAACAGTAGTTAGAGGTGGAGATACTTCTTTGTATAATGGTTTGTCAATTACACCAACTTTATTTGAATCTAATCCAGATAATTTAAAAGATTTTTATCAAACAGGGGTTACAACCATTAATAATATAGCTATTAACGATAGTTTTGAAAGAGGCTCTTACAGATTGTCTATTACAGATTTAGATAGTGAGTCTATAATTCCTGGTGTAAATTTAGAACGTAAAACAGCTGCTTTAAAACTAAATTTTAATCCATCAGAAAAAACAAAAATTACAAGTTCTATAAATTATGTAAACTCAAGTTCAGATAATAGACCAGCAAATGGTTATGGTAGTGAAAACGCCAATTATTCTTTAGTAGCTTGGGGTCCAAGATCGTTGAATATAGATAACTTACGCAATTATTGGCAACCAGGTTTAGAGGGTGTACAACAATATTCATTTAACTATACCTATTTCGATAATCCGTTTTTTATTTTACACGAAAACACAAACTCATTTAATAGAGATCGCGTTTTTGGGAACATTGCCTTACAACATTATTTTACAGATAATTTAAGTGTTTCTTTACGTTCAGGGATGGATTTTTCATCAGAAAATAGAGAGTTTAAACGTAATTTTAGTAGCAATCGTTTTAAAAACGGAGCGTATGCAGAGCACGATGTTTTTTACAGAGAAATTAATACAGATTTTTTAATTAATTACAATAATAATTTTGGTGATGTTTCTTTTGATGTTTCATTTGGAGGAAATCGTTTAGACCAAAATGCATCAACCAAACAAACACAAACTACAAATTTGGCTCAGCCAGGTATTTTTAGTTTAAATAATGCAGCTTCGCCTATAGAGGTTTTTGAGTTCGAATCTAAAAAACGAATCAACTCGCTTTACGGAATTGCAAAATTAGGGTATAAAGATTATCTGTTTTTAGATATTACAGGACGTAATGATTGGTCTAGTGCTTTGGCTACACCTTTTTCTGTAGATGGCACATCATTCTTTTACCCTTCAGTATCTACTAGTTTTATTTTATCAAACTACACAGATTTGCCAGAAAGTATCTCTTTTGCAAAATTAAGAGCAAGTGTTGCACAAGTGGGTAATGATACAGATCCTTATCAAACTTCAGGCGCGTTTGTATCTCAAACAACTTTTAATGGTCAAGCCACTTTTAGCAATCAAGATTTTATACCAAATTCAGATTTAAAACCAGAAATTACAACTTCTTATGAGTTGGGTGCAGATTTGCGTTTCTTTAAAGATCGATTAAATATCGATTTTACATATTATAATGCTACCACAAAAGATCAAATTATTTCTTTACCAATTCCAATTTCTTCAGGTTATAATCAGCAAGTAATTAATGGAGGAAAAGTAAATACAAGTGGTGTAGAAATTATTTTAGGTGGTACACCTATTAGAAATGAAAACTTTAAATGGAATACCACTTTTAATTTTGCAAGTAACAAATCTGTAATTAAAGATTTACCTCAAAATGATGGTCGTTTAACTTTAGCTTATAGTAGAATATACGACAGTGCTAATCAAACAGTTTGGTTTCAAGTAGAAGAAGGAGGTCAAATAGGTGATATGTATGGAACAGGTTATGAAAAAAATGCTGATGGAGAATTTTTATTAGATGATGATGGAAGATATATTGCCAATAATGAGTTGATAAAAATTGGGAATTACAATCCAGATTTCACTTTAGGATGGAACAATTCCTTTACCTACAAAAACTGGAATGCAAGCTTTTTGTTTGATTGGAGACAAGGAGGAGAAATTGTATCTAGAACAAGAGCTTTAGGTAATGTTGGTGGGCAATTAGCAGAAACAGCCTACAGACCAGATGCAGGTATTATTGCACAAGGGGTTAATGTAAATACAGGTTTACCTAATACTGTTGCAGTAACTGCAGAAAGTTATTATAGACAGTTTTACGATAGAAATCACGAAGAAAATAATGTGTATGATGCTTCTTTTTTAAAATTACGTCAATTTTCAATTGGTTATGTTTTAGAGTTAAACGAAGGTTTTTTAGGGTTAAAAAACCCGTCTACAATGAACTTTTCTTTTATAGGTAATAACTTATTTGTAATTACAGAAAATCCGCATTTCGATCCAGAGCAAGTTGCTGTACAAGGTAATGGTTTTGTAAGTGGAGTTGAAGATATGAGTTATGCAACTAGCAGAAGTTTAGGTTTTAAAGTAGGTTTTAACTTCTAG
- a CDS encoding SusD/RagB family nutrient-binding outer membrane lipoprotein: protein MKKIIYIFAILAFITTSCTKDFEEINTNPNAPVAVQPSLLLRQVIYDFGEQMSYEGFVAGDLLAQHRTALDFNLFDRHDLKSPQLGGNPWSIFYVNLRDNEIILNKSRETAAYAVYEGPALILKAYMAAGLTDLFGDVPYFDAFNGVDGSVTPQYDLQEDIYQNENGILDNLDKGIAAINAYTSSIALEGDILFNGDFQSWIQFANSLKIKYLIRISDKVDVSAELQTLFNNGNYISTNTENAVFDFTNSEPNSFRLAQLRVGDFNNFVMSETMEEILFDLSDNRMSTFFRTFANSTANEFNGLINGINSSTTSIAIADYSLAGTIFREDTSTLDANFMTAWETSFLLAEAALKGYISTDAETLYNLGIAQAFEYWNTELPTNYLNGNANYNAGTSPLSQIITQKWIAAVINGYEGWVEYRRTGFPALKDVAASLNNGLIPARMPYPAEAATLNQENYSVAEAATNGNSLDVKVWWNE, encoded by the coding sequence ATGAAAAAAATTATATACATATTCGCAATTTTAGCATTTATAACTACAAGTTGCACCAAAGATTTTGAAGAGATAAATACCAACCCAAATGCTCCAGTTGCTGTACAACCCAGTTTGTTGTTAAGACAAGTTATTTACGATTTTGGTGAACAAATGAGTTACGAAGGTTTTGTTGCAGGAGATTTATTAGCACAACACAGAACAGCTTTAGATTTTAATTTATTTGATAGACACGATTTAAAAAGTCCACAATTAGGGGGTAATCCTTGGTCTATTTTTTACGTTAATTTACGTGATAATGAAATCATTTTAAATAAGAGTAGAGAAACAGCTGCTTATGCTGTTTACGAAGGGCCTGCTTTAATTTTAAAAGCATATATGGCTGCTGGGTTAACAGATTTATTTGGTGATGTTCCTTATTTTGATGCTTTTAATGGAGTTGATGGATCTGTTACTCCACAATACGATTTACAAGAAGATATTTATCAAAACGAAAACGGAATTTTAGATAATCTAGACAAAGGTATTGCAGCTATTAACGCTTATACAAGTTCTATTGCTTTAGAAGGTGATATTCTATTTAATGGCGATTTTCAATCTTGGATTCAGTTTGCTAATTCTTTAAAAATAAAATATTTAATTCGTATTTCTGATAAGGTTGATGTTTCTGCAGAATTACAAACTTTATTTAATAATGGCAATTACATCAGCACAAATACAGAGAATGCAGTATTTGATTTTACAAACTCAGAACCTAACAGTTTTAGATTAGCGCAATTAAGAGTTGGAGATTTCAATAACTTTGTAATGTCTGAAACTATGGAAGAAATTTTGTTTGATTTAAGTGATAATAGAATGTCAACATTTTTTAGAACTTTTGCCAACTCTACAGCAAATGAGTTTAATGGATTAATTAACGGAATAAACTCATCTACAACTTCTATAGCAATAGCAGATTATTCGCTTGCAGGTACTATTTTTAGAGAAGATACTTCTACTTTAGATGCTAATTTTATGACAGCTTGGGAAACCAGTTTTTTATTAGCAGAAGCAGCATTAAAAGGATACATTTCTACAGATGCAGAAACTTTGTATAATTTAGGAATTGCACAAGCTTTTGAATATTGGAATACAGAATTACCAACAAATTATTTAAATGGTAATGCTAATTATAATGCTGGTACATCACCTTTATCGCAAATTATTACTCAAAAATGGATTGCTGCTGTAATTAATGGTTATGAAGGTTGGGTTGAGTATAGAAGAACAGGTTTTCCTGCATTAAAAGATGTTGCTGCAAGTTTAAATAACGGTTTAATTCCTGCAAGAATGCCTTATCCTGCAGAAGCAGCAACTTTAAATCAAGAGAATTATAGTGTAGCAGAAGCAGCAACAAATGGTAATAGTTTAGATGTAAAAGTTTGGTGGAATGAATAA
- a CDS encoding sodium:solute symporter, with protein sequence MDVINWQWLLVICSSLIMFFLSPLAKTTDEFFKAVHKKKAPNTLVLTGSLIISWIFAKSITNAANLGLDYGLVGGVAYAGYYLSFAVAGVVIYQLRTKGNYKSIHEFLTTKFGKKAVAIFSILIAFRLFNEVWSNTMVIGNYFGAQGSTPYYWSIVVFTLLTLSYALKGGLSSSIFTDVIQMVLFSVLLIVILGTIFATDDFSSKEIINSGTWSFELGLNLFFAALLQSFSYPFHDPVLTDRGFISSPKVTRRSFLWAGLLGAFCIIFFSFIGIYAQSQGLKGQAAVEVGKAFGVVILLVINFIMITSAASTLDSTFSSFSKLLAVDLNLGKSVSFGRIAMVAVAVLGTIPVFLNAEILSATTISGTMVIGLTPMFIFWKYKVPKISFYLSIGCGLVFGILLVFNAFPQALIFTEGKYASLLWVNLWGILSCIILYFIPKWIK encoded by the coding sequence ATGGATGTAATAAATTGGCAATGGCTTTTAGTAATATGTTCAAGTTTAATCATGTTCTTTTTATCGCCACTAGCAAAAACAACAGATGAGTTTTTTAAAGCTGTTCATAAAAAAAAGGCCCCAAATACTTTAGTATTAACAGGTAGTTTAATCATCTCCTGGATTTTTGCAAAAAGCATAACAAATGCAGCAAACCTAGGTTTAGATTATGGTTTGGTTGGTGGTGTAGCCTATGCAGGTTATTATTTGTCTTTTGCAGTTGCTGGTGTTGTTATTTATCAATTAAGGACAAAAGGAAACTATAAAAGCATTCACGAGTTTTTAACCACAAAATTCGGTAAAAAAGCAGTAGCTATTTTTTCTATTCTAATTGCTTTTCGTTTATTTAATGAGGTTTGGAGTAATACTATGGTTATTGGTAATTATTTTGGTGCGCAAGGCAGTACACCTTATTATTGGTCAATTGTTGTTTTTACCTTATTAACTTTAAGTTATGCATTAAAAGGTGGTTTAAGTAGCTCTATATTTACAGATGTAATTCAAATGGTTTTATTTTCTGTTTTACTCATCGTTATTTTAGGAACTATTTTTGCTACAGATGATTTTTCATCCAAAGAAATAATAAATTCAGGAACTTGGAGTTTTGAGCTTGGTTTAAACCTCTTTTTTGCAGCACTTTTACAATCATTTAGTTATCCTTTTCACGATCCTGTTTTAACAGATAGAGGTTTTATTTCTAGTCCTAAAGTTACCAGAAGAAGTTTTTTGTGGGCAGGTCTTTTAGGTGCTTTTTGTATTATCTTTTTTAGTTTTATTGGTATTTATGCACAATCACAAGGCTTAAAAGGTCAAGCTGCTGTAGAAGTAGGTAAAGCATTTGGCGTAGTTATTTTATTGGTTATTAATTTTATAATGATTACTTCTGCAGCATCTACCTTAGATTCTACATTTTCGTCGTTTTCTAAATTGTTAGCAGTAGATTTAAATTTAGGAAAATCTGTTTCTTTTGGTAGAATTGCAATGGTTGCAGTTGCTGTTTTAGGTACAATACCCGTTTTTTTAAATGCAGAAATTCTATCTGCAACTACTATTTCTGGAACTATGGTTATTGGGCTTACACCAATGTTTATTTTCTGGAAATATAAAGTGCCAAAAATTAGCTTTTACTTGTCTATTGGTTGTGGTTTGGTTTTTGGAATCTTATTGGTTTTTAATGCTTTTCCTCAGGCTTTAATTTTTACAGAAGGTAAATATGCAAGTTTACTTTGGGTAAATTTATGGGGAATTTTAAGTTGTATCATTTTATACTTTATTCCTAAATGGATCAAATAA
- a CDS encoding metallophosphoesterase — protein sequence MDQITHCLGKLSGKMLVFGGVYSNLQALEALKQISEKENIAPENCICTGDIVGYCAQPEEAVQLFKIWGAKSILGNVEIQLRENAEDCGCDFREGSRCDSFSQLWYPYAQSKLSENSLKFIKTLPNYINFTYANKKVSVVHGSFFNVSEFIYKSTDWSVKNPNFKATNSNVIIAGHCGLPFSHQQENKIWLNPGVIGMPANDGNSSVWYAILDDANDQFSFTHKTLDYNYKLTSKLMRNGLLPEEYSRTIVTGIWDNTEILPAIESGLQGFGIQL from the coding sequence ATGGATCAAATAACACATTGCTTAGGCAAGCTATCAGGAAAAATGCTGGTTTTTGGAGGTGTTTACAGTAACTTACAAGCTTTAGAGGCTTTAAAACAAATTTCTGAAAAAGAAAACATTGCACCAGAAAACTGTATTTGTACTGGAGATATTGTTGGGTATTGTGCACAACCAGAAGAAGCAGTTCAGCTTTTTAAAATTTGGGGAGCAAAAAGTATTTTAGGTAATGTAGAAATACAACTTAGAGAAAATGCAGAAGATTGTGGTTGTGATTTTAGAGAAGGCTCTAGATGCGATAGTTTTTCGCAACTTTGGTATCCTTATGCACAAAGTAAATTGTCAGAAAATTCATTGAAATTTATAAAAACGCTACCAAATTATATTAACTTTACTTACGCAAATAAAAAAGTGAGTGTTGTTCACGGATCATTTTTTAACGTATCAGAATTTATTTATAAATCTACAGATTGGAGTGTAAAAAATCCAAATTTTAAAGCTACAAATAGTAATGTAATTATTGCAGGGCATTGTGGTTTGCCTTTCAGTCATCAGCAAGAAAATAAAATTTGGTTAAACCCTGGTGTTATAGGTATGCCTGCAAATGACGGTAATTCTTCTGTTTGGTATGCAATTTTAGATGATGCTAATGATCAATTTAGTTTTACACACAAAACCTTAGATTATAACTATAAATTAACTAGTAAATTAATGCGAAATGGGTTATTGCCAGAAGAATATTCTAGAACAATCGTTACAGGAATTTGGGATAATACAGAAATTTTACCAGCTATAGAAAGTGGTTTACAAGGTTTTGGAATTCAATTATAA
- a CDS encoding rhodanese-like domain-containing protein, with product MKKIVLLFLVISSATFGQKKLDKLLKKWNTRNVPYMSVKTLALPKTDAILLDAREEKEYKVSHLENAICVGFDNFKLEETIAKLPEDKKAKIVVYCSLGIRSEIVADKLIKAGYTNVYNLYGGIFEWKNADFKVIDTLGNNTEKVHAFNKNWSKWLKKGKKVYE from the coding sequence ATGAAAAAAATAGTTTTACTTTTCTTAGTGATAAGCTCAGCAACTTTTGGGCAGAAAAAATTAGATAAATTACTTAAAAAATGGAATACCAGAAATGTACCCTATATGTCTGTAAAAACTTTGGCTTTACCAAAAACAGATGCAATTTTATTGGATGCTAGAGAAGAAAAAGAGTATAAAGTAAGTCATTTAGAAAATGCAATTTGTGTTGGTTTTGATAATTTTAAATTAGAGGAAACTATCGCAAAATTGCCAGAAGATAAAAAAGCAAAAATTGTTGTGTATTGCTCTTTAGGTATTCGCTCAGAAATTGTTGCGGATAAGTTGATAAAAGCTGGTTATACCAATGTTTATAATTTGTATGGTGGAATTTTCGAATGGAAAAACGCCGATTTTAAAGTAATAGATACTTTAGGTAATAACACAGAAAAAGTACATGCTTTTAATAAAAATTGGAGCAAATGGCTAAAAAAAGGAAAGAAAGTTTATGAGTAA